Proteins encoded in a region of the Saccharothrix ecbatanensis genome:
- a CDS encoding glycosyl hydrolase, giving the protein MNVGSGRLVGHHGLHNLIWVWNSISPDWYPGDDMVDVVSADVGDHSALVGQYDRFVQLGGDRKLVALGEVGSISDPDLVRAYEARWSWMNPPDQVTSQDQRNSWTRKFPFPGNQKIARGLVGKWNHLDRGQRRRMSVRQRRVPGEHAGPSALVRQPLAMPELARRLAPDPAADDSPSPRRAGCSAKDSGATPTTPTHRNSGRSTPRSPRPATAPPTMPRSGSISISSQCATTSTSVLLTAPPRRSQRVGSVGASQW; this is encoded by the coding sequence GTGAACGTCGGATCCGGCCGGCTGGTCGGCCACCACGGCCTGCACAACCTGATCTGGGTGTGGAACTCGATCTCGCCGGACTGGTACCCCGGTGACGACATGGTCGACGTGGTGAGCGCGGACGTCGGAGACCATAGCGCGCTCGTCGGCCAGTACGACCGGTTCGTGCAGTTGGGCGGCGACAGGAAGTTGGTCGCGCTGGGCGAGGTCGGCTCCATCTCCGACCCCGACCTGGTCCGCGCCTACGAGGCCCGCTGGTCCTGGATGAACCCGCCGGACCAGGTGACGAGCCAGGACCAGCGGAACTCGTGGACGCGGAAGTTCCCTTTCCCCGGCAACCAGAAGATCGCCCGGGGCCTGGTCGGCAAATGGAACCATCTCGACCGAGGTCAACGGCGACGAATGTCCGTGCGGCAACGTCGGGTGCCTGGAGAACACGCCGGTCCATCGGCCCTGGTCCGGCAGCCGCTGGCGATGCCGGAGCTCGCCCGGCGACTGGCGCCCGACCCGGCCGCCGACGACTCGCCCTCACCACGGCGGGCGGGGTGTTCCGCAAAGGACTCTGGGGCGACCCCGACAACACCAACCCACCGCAACAGTGGGCGATCTACCCCGAGATCACCTCGTCCCGCCACGGCGCCTCCGACCATGCCGCGGTCTGGATCGATCTCGATCTCTAGTCAATGCGCCACGACGAGCACCTCGGTACTTCTGACGGCACCACCTCGCCGCTCGCAACGCGTGGGCAGCGTAGGTGCCTCGCAGTGGTGA
- a CDS encoding cysteine desulfurase family protein: MRQRLCHRVGSSKGEPSASRFTRLRAGGLWGSRTRSGSEADNLAIRGTVLAAGVDRPHVITQRTVLVSIMAANNETGALQPVAELSHLTHEHGAVFHCDAAQTIGKISLDAEAHGVDLLTVVGHKMYAPKGIGALWIRPGVTLEPLIYGGGQDHRLRAGTENVALAVALGTAAQLATDDLASGGHHRIRDLRDRLHHRLTADLGGRVLLNGPVNARLPNTLNVSISGIAGHTLLAATPGIAASTGSACHSGTHEPSPVLTAMGLDTDRALSALRLALGRWNTSADIDHAADLITTSLRRDR; this comes from the coding sequence CTGCGGCAGCGGCTGTGCCACAGAGTCGGGTCATCGAAAGGTGAACCGTCCGCGAGCCGGTTCACCCGGCTGCGGGCCGGTGGCCTATGGGGTTCCAGAACTCGGTCGGGGTCCGAGGCCGACAACCTCGCCATCCGCGGCACGGTCCTGGCCGCCGGCGTCGACCGGCCGCACGTCATCACCCAACGCACCGTCCTCGTGTCGATCATGGCGGCCAACAACGAAACCGGCGCCCTGCAACCCGTCGCCGAACTCTCCCACCTCACCCACGAGCACGGCGCGGTGTTCCACTGCGACGCCGCCCAAACCATCGGCAAGATCTCCCTCGACGCGGAAGCCCACGGCGTCGACCTGCTGACCGTGGTCGGCCACAAGATGTACGCCCCCAAGGGCATCGGCGCGCTGTGGATCCGCCCCGGCGTGACGCTCGAACCGCTGATCTACGGCGGCGGGCAGGACCACCGGCTGCGCGCGGGCACCGAAAACGTCGCCCTCGCCGTCGCGCTCGGCACCGCCGCCCAACTCGCCACCGACGACCTCGCCTCAGGCGGGCACCACCGCATCCGCGACCTGCGCGACCGGCTCCACCACCGACTCACCGCCGACCTGGGCGGGCGAGTGCTGCTCAACGGACCGGTGAACGCCCGCCTGCCCAACACCCTCAACGTCAGCATCAGCGGAATCGCCGGGCACACCCTCCTCGCGGCGACTCCCGGCATCGCCGCGTCGACCGGCTCCGCCTGCCACAGCGGAACCCACGAGCCCTCACCGGTGCTGACCGCGATGGGCTTGGACACCGACCGGGCCCTGTCGGCGCTGCGGCTGGCACTGGGCCGGTGGAACACATCCGCCGACATCGACCACGCGGCCGACCTGATCACCACATCACTCCGGCGCGACCGATGA
- a CDS encoding tyrosine-type recombinase/integrase, whose protein sequence is MPKPRRRPPIDVKLSDDIEHLPDRPTPYRARVRWTDPTTGKRPSLSESCQTEELAQAWIDAMKRVAAGGTDPDAGSMPLTDYGNANMPLALRGLEAKTTDPYLAGWRKRVVPTIGHIPVQMVTHGVVDRAVHAWIADECSRSTVKNTIAVLVRVMEQALRDEIIDRNPARISGWQREYARAEDELDDPRSLALADWTALTRLADALVARSSDEYAGWRDVVLFAACTAARIGEVSGCRVKDLDTTEWTWTVRRQTTNGPGGLIDKGTKGKRARRVPIIEEIRELVERRIAETDGTGDARLFTGPRGGRIVTSVLRDATHWDEVVNKLGYEHLRRHDLRHTGLTWMADAGVPVHHLQRIAGHGSLTTTQRYLHPDRRSVTDAGDLLSKHLRRSTEGSRLRVVG, encoded by the coding sequence ATGCCCAAGCCCCGACGACGTCCGCCGATCGACGTAAAGCTGTCCGACGACATCGAGCACCTTCCCGACCGGCCGACGCCCTACCGCGCCCGCGTCCGCTGGACCGACCCGACCACCGGCAAGCGCCCATCACTGTCGGAGTCGTGCCAGACCGAGGAACTGGCCCAAGCCTGGATCGACGCCATGAAACGCGTGGCGGCCGGCGGCACCGATCCCGACGCTGGATCGATGCCGCTCACCGACTACGGGAACGCCAACATGCCGCTGGCGCTCCGCGGGCTGGAAGCGAAGACCACCGATCCCTATTTGGCCGGATGGCGGAAGCGGGTCGTGCCGACCATCGGGCACATCCCCGTGCAGATGGTCACGCACGGCGTGGTCGACCGCGCCGTGCACGCCTGGATCGCCGACGAGTGCAGCCGCTCGACCGTCAAGAACACCATCGCGGTCCTGGTCCGCGTGATGGAGCAGGCGTTGCGCGACGAGATCATCGACCGCAACCCGGCCCGGATCTCCGGGTGGCAGCGCGAGTACGCCCGCGCGGAAGACGAGCTGGACGACCCGCGATCCCTCGCACTGGCCGACTGGACCGCGCTCACCCGGCTTGCCGATGCACTGGTCGCCAGATCCTCCGACGAGTACGCGGGATGGCGCGACGTCGTCCTGTTCGCCGCGTGCACCGCGGCACGCATCGGTGAGGTGTCGGGCTGTCGCGTGAAAGACCTCGACACCACCGAGTGGACCTGGACCGTGCGGCGCCAGACCACCAACGGGCCGGGCGGGCTGATCGACAAGGGCACCAAGGGCAAACGCGCACGTCGCGTCCCCATCATCGAAGAGATCAGGGAACTCGTGGAACGGCGGATCGCCGAAACGGACGGGACGGGAGATGCTCGGCTGTTCACCGGTCCACGAGGTGGCCGGATCGTCACATCCGTCCTCCGCGACGCCACCCACTGGGACGAGGTGGTGAACAAGCTCGGCTACGAACACCTGCGCCGTCACGACCTGCGGCACACCGGCCTGACGTGGATGGCCGATGCGGGCGTGCCGGTCCACCACCTGCAACGGATCGCCGGACACGGCTCGCTGACGACCACGCAGAGGTACCTGCACCCGGACCGCCGATCAGTCACCGATGCGGGCGACCTGCTGTCAAAACACCTTCGCCGGTCTACAGAGGGTTCTAGGTTGCGTGTCGTGGGATAG
- a CDS encoding YfjI family protein has product MTTARPLHAVTETTATTAAPEWEAPMPLGTSRAVPPFPIDAFPTWLADHVTAVANLTQTPPDLAGCLALVALSTAAGGRVRVQVRPGWDEPVNLYSVVVLPPASRKSAVFKAMTRPIRAVEKELVAEAKAEIESARIGRRAAEEFAARAEKAVLSADMSERDAALEAAVNAAMQVDKSAMPITPRLIADDATPEVVATLLADHGGRIAVLSAEGGLFGTLAGRYSGSPNLDVFLKGHAGDLHLVDRQGREATAVEEPAITLGLTIQPSILDGLARNETFRGTGLLARIMYSLPVNTVGNRISRPTPAAPEIADAYDVRIRSLVRELAEWTDPAVLVFTPAADDLMADLQDEIEPRLHPVTGSWAYLGDWGGKQAGLTARIAALLHLAHNPTSWAGAITTDTFTAARRITDYAAAHALAAFDRMGCDPVIDDAHVVLDWIERTRPTSFSVRELFTAMNRARFKKVGDLTPALDLLEQHGHIHHTPPPERRGPGRKPSPTYYVHPSHRAGGDS; this is encoded by the coding sequence ATGACCACCGCACGGCCTTTGCACGCCGTCACGGAAACCACCGCCACCACGGCAGCGCCAGAGTGGGAAGCGCCGATGCCGCTGGGCACCAGCCGCGCCGTCCCGCCCTTCCCGATCGACGCCTTCCCGACCTGGCTCGCCGACCACGTCACCGCGGTCGCCAACCTGACCCAGACCCCGCCCGATCTCGCCGGGTGCCTCGCCCTGGTCGCGCTGTCCACAGCGGCCGGCGGGCGGGTGCGGGTTCAGGTGCGGCCCGGTTGGGACGAACCGGTCAACCTCTACTCCGTTGTCGTGCTCCCGCCCGCGTCACGGAAGTCCGCCGTGTTCAAGGCCATGACCCGACCCATCCGCGCGGTGGAGAAGGAACTCGTCGCCGAAGCGAAAGCAGAGATCGAGTCGGCCCGCATCGGGCGTCGTGCGGCCGAAGAGTTCGCTGCCCGCGCGGAAAAGGCCGTGCTGTCCGCCGACATGTCCGAGCGTGACGCAGCGCTGGAAGCCGCCGTGAACGCCGCCATGCAGGTCGACAAGAGCGCCATGCCGATCACCCCGCGGCTCATTGCCGACGACGCCACCCCCGAAGTCGTCGCCACCCTGCTCGCCGATCACGGCGGCCGTATTGCCGTGCTGTCGGCAGAAGGCGGCTTGTTCGGCACGCTCGCCGGTCGCTACTCGGGATCGCCCAACCTGGACGTGTTCCTCAAAGGCCACGCCGGTGACCTCCACCTGGTGGACCGGCAAGGACGGGAAGCCACCGCCGTCGAAGAACCCGCCATCACGCTCGGACTCACCATTCAGCCGTCGATCCTGGACGGACTGGCCCGCAACGAAACCTTCCGGGGAACCGGGTTGCTCGCGCGGATCATGTACTCCCTGCCCGTCAACACCGTGGGCAACCGCATCTCCCGCCCCACTCCGGCGGCGCCGGAAATCGCCGACGCCTACGACGTCCGTATCCGGTCGCTGGTGCGGGAACTCGCCGAGTGGACCGATCCCGCCGTACTCGTGTTCACCCCGGCCGCCGACGACCTCATGGCCGACCTGCAAGACGAGATCGAACCGCGCCTGCACCCCGTGACCGGTTCCTGGGCATACCTGGGCGACTGGGGCGGGAAGCAGGCCGGGCTCACCGCCCGGATCGCCGCCCTGCTCCACCTCGCCCACAACCCGACGAGCTGGGCCGGTGCCATCACCACCGACACCTTCACCGCGGCACGCCGCATCACCGACTACGCCGCTGCCCACGCCCTGGCCGCGTTCGACCGCATGGGTTGCGATCCCGTGATTGACGACGCTCACGTCGTCTTGGACTGGATCGAGCGCACCCGCCCGACCTCGTTCAGCGTGCGGGAGCTGTTCACCGCGATGAACCGCGCCAGGTTCAAGAAGGTCGGCGACCTCACCCCCGCGCTGGACCTGCTCGAACAGCACGGCCACATCCACCACACACCACCGCCCGAACGACGTGGCCCCGGCCGCAAGCCGTCGCCGACGTACTACGTCCACCCCTCCCACCGAGCCGGAGGTGACTCATGA
- a CDS encoding bifunctional DNA primase/polymerase — translation MNATDMLAVALDAVARGWHVFPLRPNSKKPPALHGEKDCPRSGICATTHQGWEQRAMNDPDQVRWFWTSRRYAGCNVGVATGPSGLLVVDLDSVDSPADVPTDGWKRVGVRDGHDVFAVICEEAGQPVPWETLTVDTPSGGRHLYFRAPRDVQLRNTQGATGNGLGWKVDTRGWGGYVVAPGSTTPTGRYELVEDLPVADLPTWLVHRLSPKPVTATTAAPQIASQRLPAYVDAAVRGECHYVAQAAPHEHNAVLYAASGQLGQLVGGGMLPAFQAEQALYAAATHMINGSCGCTEREIRRVIEKGLRAGEQRPRTAPPNKTRRGAA, via the coding sequence ATGAACGCGACCGACATGCTCGCCGTCGCCCTCGACGCCGTCGCGCGGGGCTGGCACGTCTTCCCTCTCCGGCCCAACTCCAAGAAGCCCCCCGCCCTGCACGGCGAGAAGGACTGCCCCCGTTCGGGAATCTGCGCCACCACGCACCAGGGCTGGGAGCAGCGCGCGATGAACGACCCGGACCAGGTGCGGTGGTTCTGGACCAGCCGCCGCTACGCCGGGTGCAACGTCGGCGTGGCCACCGGTCCCAGCGGACTTCTCGTGGTCGACCTGGACTCCGTCGACTCACCCGCCGACGTGCCCACGGACGGCTGGAAACGGGTGGGGGTCCGTGACGGGCACGACGTGTTCGCCGTGATCTGCGAGGAAGCCGGACAACCGGTGCCGTGGGAGACGCTGACCGTCGACACCCCCAGCGGCGGCCGACACCTCTACTTCCGGGCGCCGCGCGACGTGCAGCTGCGCAACACCCAAGGAGCCACCGGCAACGGACTCGGCTGGAAGGTCGACACCCGCGGTTGGGGTGGCTACGTCGTCGCTCCCGGATCGACCACCCCCACCGGCCGATACGAACTCGTGGAAGACCTCCCCGTGGCCGATCTGCCCACCTGGTTGGTCCACCGCCTGTCTCCGAAGCCCGTCACGGCCACCACAGCGGCCCCTCAGATCGCCTCACAACGGTTGCCCGCCTACGTAGACGCCGCAGTCCGGGGCGAGTGCCACTACGTCGCACAAGCCGCACCACACGAGCACAACGCCGTCCTGTACGCCGCATCCGGGCAACTGGGACAACTCGTCGGAGGCGGGATGCTCCCCGCGTTTCAAGCCGAACAAGCCCTGTACGCAGCCGCCACCCACATGATCAACGGCTCATGCGGGTGCACCGAACGCGAGATCCGCCGCGTGATCGAGAAGGGCCTGCGCGCCGGCGAACAACGCCCACGCACCGCACCCCCCAACAAAACCCGTAGGGGCGCAGCATGA
- the traB gene encoding plasmid transfer protein TraB — MGRRNGGHAVTEHEQDKQFGYFVPRKYWASRVAPYAGEWAAVGAMWAAGAGTHLLCADSDVLPWVTPGLTLLGTGLSAVAWKAGAARGMVTRLHATATTALGGLWLTACSIVAPWTQPMTGLCLYGGAAVALSWNIRRVLSSGGDGDGASGLFEKIKLAGVRTGPVEVSPNKVSVPLALPAGEVSVEDVQQKADKVAQVLGLHKGSVRVVGDPDDLSRATMAIVPQDVLRHPQPWPGPSAPGGSITEALVPGLYEDNDPQQLFLPGDKKTQRNATHYVVQGMNGSGKSHGAKLTWTEILTRRDANLIVLDPSKGEQTVGFLGDNAHVVIGHQACRNLVTSVPDAITDRASQLGKWGYDQWTPEVFAKHGMPYLVLWIEEAPRVLEDAKTVTRIAQEARSAGISLVLSLQKASFRQMNTDIRSQLGGVWCFGVNDIEDAAFTLSEETIDAGARPDRWKNRRPGCNYLEGPGIAEERFAVPGRTFDVTDDEMATEIGVHQGIRPPLWAPTAKVLGLPTLASAATTKGTAVSAHQPSPAGPVDHDDLDSMPLPADDELDTLPIDHEPDLDVDPDAELPDDPDMALPGGRPTRKQALDMIRNSIDELAAQGHTAITVRDLPDPKLLDRSRQWLSGVLSDFARQGLLVEAGTDGNAIRYALPMRNAA, encoded by the coding sequence ATGGGCAGGCGCAACGGGGGCCACGCGGTCACCGAGCACGAGCAGGACAAGCAGTTCGGGTACTTCGTCCCGCGCAAGTACTGGGCGTCGCGTGTGGCCCCGTACGCCGGTGAGTGGGCGGCTGTGGGTGCCATGTGGGCGGCCGGTGCCGGTACGCACCTGCTGTGCGCGGACTCCGACGTGCTGCCCTGGGTCACGCCCGGTCTGACGTTGCTGGGTACCGGGTTGTCGGCGGTGGCGTGGAAGGCCGGTGCCGCACGCGGCATGGTGACCCGCCTGCACGCCACCGCCACCACCGCCCTGGGCGGACTGTGGTTGACCGCGTGCTCGATCGTCGCACCGTGGACGCAGCCGATGACCGGTCTGTGCCTGTACGGCGGTGCCGCGGTCGCGCTGTCGTGGAACATCCGCCGCGTGCTGTCTTCCGGCGGTGACGGGGACGGGGCGTCGGGGTTGTTCGAGAAGATCAAGCTCGCCGGGGTCCGCACCGGCCCGGTGGAGGTCTCCCCGAACAAGGTGTCCGTGCCGCTGGCGCTGCCGGCCGGTGAGGTCAGCGTCGAGGACGTCCAGCAGAAGGCCGACAAGGTGGCCCAGGTGCTGGGGCTGCACAAGGGGTCCGTGCGGGTGGTCGGCGACCCGGACGACCTCAGCCGCGCCACCATGGCGATCGTCCCGCAGGACGTGCTCCGGCACCCGCAGCCGTGGCCCGGCCCGTCCGCGCCCGGCGGCTCCATCACCGAAGCCCTGGTGCCGGGCCTGTACGAGGACAACGACCCGCAGCAGCTGTTTCTGCCCGGCGACAAGAAGACCCAGCGCAACGCGACGCACTACGTGGTGCAGGGCATGAACGGGTCGGGCAAGTCCCACGGCGCGAAGCTCACCTGGACCGAGATCCTGACCCGCCGTGACGCGAACCTGATCGTGCTGGACCCGTCCAAGGGTGAGCAGACCGTGGGGTTCCTGGGCGACAACGCGCACGTCGTCATCGGGCACCAGGCGTGCAGGAACCTGGTCACGAGCGTGCCGGACGCGATCACCGACCGGGCATCCCAGCTCGGCAAGTGGGGCTACGACCAGTGGACCCCCGAGGTGTTCGCCAAGCACGGCATGCCCTACCTCGTGCTGTGGATCGAGGAAGCACCGCGCGTGCTGGAGGACGCCAAGACCGTCACCCGCATCGCACAGGAAGCCCGATCGGCGGGCATCTCGCTGGTGCTGTCGTTGCAGAAGGCCAGCTTCCGGCAGATGAACACCGACATCCGCTCCCAGCTCGGTGGCGTGTGGTGCTTCGGGGTCAACGACATCGAGGACGCCGCGTTCACCCTGTCCGAGGAGACCATCGACGCCGGGGCGCGGCCGGACCGGTGGAAGAACCGCCGGCCGGGCTGCAACTACCTCGAAGGCCCCGGCATCGCCGAAGAGCGGTTCGCCGTGCCGGGGCGCACCTTCGACGTCACCGACGACGAGATGGCCACCGAAATCGGGGTGCACCAGGGCATCCGCCCGCCGCTGTGGGCGCCCACCGCGAAGGTTCTCGGACTGCCGACCCTGGCGAGTGCCGCGACCACGAAGGGAACCGCCGTGTCCGCACACCAGCCGTCCCCCGCCGGGCCGGTCGACCACGACGACCTCGACTCCATGCCGTTGCCCGCCGACGACGAGCTCGACACCCTGCCGATCGACCACGAACCCGACCTCGACGTCGACCCCGACGCGGAACTGCCCGACGACCCCGACATGGCGCTGCCCGGTGGACGGCCCACCCGCAAGCAGGCGCTCGACATGATCCGCAACTCGATCGACGAACTCGCCGCACAGGGCCACACCGCGATCACCGTGCGGGACCTGCCCGACCCCAAGCTGCTGGACCGGTCCCGGCAGTGGCTGTCCGGGGTGCTCTCCGACTTCGCCCGTCAGGGCCTGCTGGTCGAAGCCGGAACGGACGGCAACGCGATCCGCTACGCACTCCCGATGCGTAACGCAGCGTGA
- a CDS encoding DUF3970 family protein, with amino-acid sequence MKIRVEGTADEVDSAVQSLRQVFEVQEVSRFYANRGTSALGRVYVTVAPLREQPPVQPPAVRIDKPGRPVRRRTPRAELENEFIDLDHMDEGKS; translated from the coding sequence GTGAAAATCAGGGTCGAGGGCACTGCGGACGAGGTCGACTCGGCTGTGCAGTCGCTGCGGCAGGTGTTCGAGGTGCAGGAGGTCAGCCGGTTCTACGCCAACCGCGGCACGTCGGCGCTGGGCCGTGTCTACGTCACCGTCGCGCCACTGCGGGAGCAGCCGCCGGTTCAGCCGCCGGCGGTCCGGATCGACAAGCCGGGGCGGCCGGTGCGGCGTCGCACCCCGCGCGCCGAGCTGGAGAACGAGTTCATCGACCTGGACCACATGGACGAGGGGAAGTCGTGA
- a CDS encoding RRQRL motif-containing zinc-binding protein — protein sequence MGRRVQLGTVVLPWNGMAVTCRGSRDGLPVFGWGTRPGGVPRGLYTRRQLRAKGLRPGGVDPDALLVFRHRIPARTEEVCELWRDEIAVPVRTMTPAMWKAHDAAMRARRFCHDPDHLAHVDHVVRGPRKQCLPCFFADSTDDYGRRAA from the coding sequence ATGGGCCGCCGCGTGCAGCTGGGCACGGTGGTGTTGCCGTGGAACGGGATGGCGGTGACGTGCCGCGGTTCGCGGGACGGGTTGCCGGTGTTCGGTTGGGGGACCAGGCCGGGCGGGGTGCCCAGGGGCCTGTACACCCGGCGGCAATTGCGGGCCAAGGGTTTGCGGCCCGGCGGGGTTGACCCGGACGCGTTGCTGGTGTTCCGGCACCGGATCCCCGCGCGCACCGAGGAGGTGTGCGAACTGTGGCGCGACGAGATCGCCGTTCCGGTCCGGACGATGACGCCGGCCATGTGGAAGGCGCACGACGCCGCGATGCGTGCCCGCCGCTTCTGCCACGACCCCGACCACCTGGCCCATGTCGACCACGTGGTGCGCGGGCCGCGCAAGCAGTGCCTGCCCTGCTTTTTCGCCGACTCGACCGACGACTACGGAAGGAGGGCCGCCTGA
- a CDS encoding WhiB family transcriptional regulator: protein MDETALKKLKDWPDRMCQGTDLELWFGPSDDVPRELRETKSEEVFRIRTAKAVCAGCPIKVECLESELTQGIYNQHGVRGGKTANERQQLIRDRRDQVVAERIGEVA from the coding sequence ATGGACGAGACCGCGCTCAAGAAGCTCAAGGACTGGCCGGACCGGATGTGTCAGGGCACGGATCTGGAGTTGTGGTTCGGCCCGTCGGACGACGTGCCGCGCGAGCTGCGGGAGACGAAGAGCGAGGAAGTGTTCCGCATCCGCACGGCGAAGGCCGTGTGCGCCGGCTGCCCGATCAAGGTCGAGTGCCTGGAGTCGGAGCTGACGCAGGGGATCTACAACCAGCACGGCGTCCGGGGCGGCAAGACCGCCAACGAGCGCCAGCAGCTGATCCGCGACCGGCGCGACCAGGTGGTCGCCGAGCGGATCGGCGAGGTGGCGTGA
- a CDS encoding helix-turn-helix domain-containing protein — protein MNQQVTRMYRVKTVAEMLDVSVATIYRAIESGVLRALKIGTGKGALRIPEDAVADYVKACQEAAAASAPQLPVVA, from the coding sequence ATGAATCAGCAGGTGACGCGGATGTACCGCGTGAAGACCGTGGCGGAGATGCTGGACGTCTCGGTCGCGACGATCTACCGGGCGATCGAGTCCGGCGTCCTTCGGGCGTTGAAGATCGGCACGGGCAAGGGCGCGTTGCGCATCCCCGAGGACGCGGTCGCGGACTACGTGAAGGCGTGCCAGGAGGCCGCTGCCGCGTCGGCACCGCAGTTGCCGGTGGTGGCGTGA
- a CDS encoding XRE family transcriptional regulator, producing the protein MSKDWDAVSAAITTRMVELDMKQTELKERSGLALQTVREIQLNLQPRDRSKRTLAALSEALGWPGDHLWLVLEGKDPGDPDANDPVLAELVALKDAITVLADRVDAIERRLTADDE; encoded by the coding sequence GTGTCAAAGGACTGGGACGCGGTCTCGGCAGCCATCACCACTCGAATGGTCGAACTCGACATGAAGCAGACCGAGCTGAAGGAGCGCTCTGGACTCGCCTTGCAGACGGTTCGGGAGATCCAGCTCAACCTCCAGCCGCGGGACCGAAGCAAGCGCACGCTCGCGGCGCTGTCCGAAGCGCTGGGCTGGCCCGGCGACCACCTGTGGTTGGTACTGGAAGGCAAAGACCCTGGAGACCCTGACGCCAACGATCCGGTGCTCGCCGAGCTGGTGGCGCTGAAGGATGCGATCACTGTTCTTGCCGACCGTGTCGACGCGATCGAGCGGCGGCTAACTGCCGACGACGAATGA
- a CDS encoding helix-turn-helix domain-containing protein produces the protein MRGMTNSLTIGERVAWYRRRRGVPQEVLAGRVGRTTDWLSKVENNRIDLDRLSVIRNLADALDVSVGDLIGEPTLLDWNQESGTKTVPALRAALMDYRQLTPLLAMPSTGAEPVDLDELRREVGVVFDAYQASKYGFVAGRAPLLLADAVQAAQAHGAEAQGLLALSYQAATSMLTKLGETDLAWIAAERGLSAAQQTGDPVVLGSLFRSVVHALLSTGRYAPAVQLTETAAGLLQPELSHADSAMLSIYGSLFLAGSMAAARTDDRGRTQDFLREAQDAADRLGADANHVWTAFGPTNVKIHRVATAMELGDVQVAVDLGPAVDTSGLPVERQVRHSLETARALSAWNRTDAALSIVLEAERHAPEQVQHHYLSRQLVLTWMRQQRTKPGHALAGLAQRLRLE, from the coding sequence ATGCGCGGAATGACGAACTCACTGACGATCGGCGAGCGCGTTGCGTGGTACCGCCGGCGCAGGGGAGTGCCTCAGGAGGTACTCGCCGGTCGAGTCGGCCGAACCACCGATTGGCTCAGCAAGGTTGAGAACAACCGCATCGACCTAGACCGGCTGTCGGTGATCCGGAACCTCGCCGACGCCCTGGACGTGTCGGTCGGCGACCTGATCGGCGAACCGACGCTGCTCGACTGGAACCAGGAGAGCGGCACGAAGACCGTTCCCGCACTGCGTGCCGCGCTGATGGACTACCGGCAGTTGACTCCGCTACTGGCCATGCCGAGTACTGGCGCGGAACCGGTTGACCTGGATGAACTCCGGCGTGAGGTCGGAGTGGTGTTCGACGCGTACCAGGCGTCCAAGTACGGGTTCGTCGCTGGTCGCGCGCCACTGTTGCTTGCCGACGCTGTCCAGGCCGCACAGGCGCACGGAGCGGAAGCTCAAGGGCTACTGGCACTCAGCTACCAGGCCGCAACGTCGATGCTCACCAAACTGGGGGAGACCGATCTCGCCTGGATCGCCGCCGAGCGCGGGCTTTCCGCAGCACAGCAGACCGGTGATCCTGTCGTGCTCGGCTCACTGTTCCGCTCGGTCGTCCACGCCTTGCTCTCGACTGGCCGGTACGCGCCGGCTGTGCAGCTCACCGAGACGGCGGCGGGTCTTCTCCAGCCCGAGCTGTCGCACGCGGACAGCGCGATGCTTTCCATCTACGGCAGCCTGTTCCTCGCTGGATCGATGGCAGCAGCACGAACCGACGACCGCGGGCGAACCCAGGACTTCCTGCGGGAAGCACAGGATGCGGCCGACCGCTTGGGCGCCGATGCCAACCACGTGTGGACCGCGTTCGGCCCGACCAACGTGAAGATCCACCGAGTAGCCACCGCGATGGAACTCGGCGACGTCCAAGTCGCCGTGGACCTTGGCCCTGCCGTCGACACGTCTGGCCTGCCCGTCGAGCGCCAGGTAAGGCACTCGCTGGAGACGGCGCGTGCGTTGAGCGCGTGGAACCGGACAGACGCAGCACTCTCGATCGTGCTGGAAGCCGAGCGGCACGCTCCCGAGCAAGTTCAGCACCACTACCTGAGTCGGCAGCTGGTGCTCACGTGGATGCGCCAGCAGCGCACCAAGCCCGGACATGCCCTTGCAGGCTTGGCTCAGCGGCTGCGGCTGGAGTAG